The proteins below come from a single Cylindrospermopsis raciborskii Cr2010 genomic window:
- a CDS encoding FG-GAP repeat domain-containing protein, with protein MTSNNNNYSESSGLGVFSISKSGDLTTDLNTSFPINVSPEPLAEQPILPTTPPLGELPKIPISANPNPNPYLTSAAIVPDFNGDGKTDKMWVNVQTGEIFVRLMDGTRIIEQASLGQYDLRTWSYKTADFNSDNKTDFLLRNETTGENLVVLMDGTKVASFLMLDRVDPGWKAEIGDFNGDRKTDIFWRNTTTGQNAIWEMNGTKVVNATMLETKDVALTATIVDFDGNGKSDIFWRDSLTGANSAWFMNGTEVTNYDLQAQDGAWTSTLGDFNGDLKTDILWRNNTTGENKIWTMNGVFITEGVVNTLGQGWTANIGDFNGDGRTDIFWHNSSTGENTAWLMNGTSIQSEAFLPSNPPGLTASLGDFNGDGKTDIYWRDQQTGADKIWNMNGTIASETPVSEVDRLTPEWYTA; from the coding sequence ATGACCAGTAATAACAACAACTATTCAGAATCCTCCGGACTGGGAGTATTTTCTATTAGCAAATCAGGAGATTTGACGACAGATCTCAATACTTCCTTCCCTATTAATGTTTCTCCTGAACCCCTAGCAGAGCAACCCATATTACCTACCACACCACCATTGGGTGAATTGCCAAAAATACCTATTAGCGCTAATCCTAATCCCAATCCCTATTTAACCAGCGCCGCTATTGTTCCCGATTTCAATGGTGACGGTAAAACAGATAAAATGTGGGTGAATGTACAAACAGGTGAAATTTTTGTTCGTCTAATGGATGGTACAAGAATCATAGAACAAGCTTCTTTAGGTCAGTACGATCTAAGAACTTGGAGTTATAAAACTGCTGATTTTAACAGCGATAATAAAACAGACTTCTTGTTGCGTAATGAGACCACGGGTGAAAACCTAGTGGTGTTGATGGATGGTACAAAAGTTGCCAGTTTCTTAATGTTGGATAGGGTAGATCCAGGTTGGAAAGCGGAAATTGGCGATTTTAATGGTGACCGTAAAACCGACATTTTCTGGCGCAATACCACTACTGGTCAAAATGCAATTTGGGAAATGAATGGTACTAAGGTTGTAAATGCTACTATGTTGGAAACAAAGGATGTGGCCCTAACAGCTACCATAGTTGATTTTGACGGTAATGGTAAAAGTGATATTTTTTGGCGTGATAGTTTAACTGGTGCCAATAGTGCTTGGTTTATGAATGGTACTGAAGTCACTAACTATGATTTACAAGCTCAGGATGGCGCCTGGACTAGCACTCTGGGAGACTTCAATGGTGATTTAAAAACAGATATTTTGTGGCGTAATAACACCACTGGTGAAAACAAAATTTGGACCATGAATGGTGTTTTTATCACTGAAGGAGTTGTCAACACCTTAGGTCAGGGTTGGACTGCTAATATCGGTGATTTTAATGGTGATGGTAGAACGGACATTTTCTGGCATAATAGTTCTACCGGAGAAAACACCGCTTGGTTAATGAATGGTACTAGTATTCAGTCTGAGGCCTTTTTACCCAGCAATCCCCCTGGTCTAACAGCTTCTCTTGGTGATTTTAATGGGGATGGTAAAACCGATATTTACTGGAGAGACCAACAAACCGGTGCAGATAAAATCTGGAACATGAATGGTACTATAGCTAGTGAAACTCCTGTTTCTGAAGTCGATAGGTTGACTCCAGAATGGTACACTGCATAG